CGCTCGGGTTGTCGCTGATGACGGAGCAGAAAGAATGTGAGAAGAGGGgggtcagagagagagagagcaacggGACCttgttattttaaaaaactagtattatacaagaaacaaaaaaaacagagagagaaagttgaAATTTCACAAGAGTGGGTCCCACCTACACCTATACGCAccatttcgagaaaatattccTCATACTCTAGTAGGTAATCTCTTCCCCGTGATTTCCTGTCCGGTGGTATTCTTATCTTAAAAAAAGCGAAGGGTCCTCTCACTTTTTTCAAATCTCCATACTCATCAGATTCCAGAATCTCCTCCAATCTCTCACATTCTTTTATCGCCAATTTCTCTAGCTTCTTGAAGCTTGAAGGCTCCGAAAACTTTCGCAGGGACCTGCAGCCTTCAATAGAAAGCCTCTTCAGTGATTCTAGCCTACCTCGAATCTCAATCAAACGAGGACAACAACCTAAAACAAGATCAACAAGCTCCTTGGCATTGGTCAGGTCAGGAAACCTCTCTAGCAACGGAAGATTCCTCACACATAAGTAACTCAAGTTTTCCGAATCTTCCAGGCCTTGAATCTCATTGAGCTTCAAACAATGACTTATCACTAATACTTCTATATGCTTGAAGGTTAATGGATCAGGCAGCTTTTCGAGTGATTCACAGTGCCATAAATTGAGAAGCTTCAATGAATCTGGCCCACATTGAACCTCAACTAGTTTAGGACACTTCCTTATATAAAGTCCCCATAACTTCTTCAAGCTGGTCAGGTTGAGCAACTTCACCAGCGATGGAAGACCAACAAGACGAAGGCATGCCAAGTTTTTCAAATGTTGGAGGCCTTGAATCTCCATTAGTTGTCTACAGCAATGGAATTCCAATGTTGATAACTTCTCCAAATACGAAAGATTTATCGACTTTTCCATTAACCCACGCCCATGAATACTGAAGTATGACAAATTTTGGGGAAGCTTAGGTAAGTATTCTAGGTTATCTACAATGAGGAAAAGCATCCTGAGCTTCAAAAGGAGATTAAAATCTGAAGGTAGGGAGATCAGACCATCATAACGCAACCACAAGGTTTGTAGCTTTCTTAATCCTACGATCCAATTGAGGCTTGGAGCTAGAAGGGAAGGAGTTTGACACTCTATATCCAACCTCAATTCTCTCAAATTTAATAGGTTCGAGAGGTCTGGACATCTCATTTGTAGATTATGGTACAAGTATATATTGGTCATACTTTCAAGAAGCTTAGGTATATCGGAAATTCCCGTTTTGCCCGTTAATCTCAAGATTCTCAAAAATGATAGTCTTCCAATGTCACTTGGAATTTCCCCACACAAATATTTACAATCATAAGCTTCaatctcttcaagcttctccaaCATCCCAAGGGCACTAGGTAGCTTTTCTAAGATGGTGCTAGAGATTCTTAGTACTCTCAAATTCTTCATTGTCTCTATTGAATTGGGTAACTCTCCTATGCTCGACCGAGAAAGATTCAACTCAATGAGAGAACCAAAATTCCCAATTGAAAATTCACTAATATTTGTACATGACAAGCGAAGATATAACAGTGATGTTGAGCAACTAGCTAAATTGCATTCACTCAGTAATCCACATGAACTTGCACTGAgagttttcaatttcttcattcctTTCCATTCAGGAATTTTGGTAATCGATGTCTCGTCAAGGAGAAGTTCTGTCAAGGCTTCCAATCCCTCCATCTCATCCGGCAATGTATGAAGTTTCGTACAACCTTCCAAGTTAAAAAACACTAACTGCTTTAACTTACCAATAGACCTATCAACTTGAACCAATTCCTTGCACCCTTGAAGAATCAGTTGCTCTAAATTTTCATGAGCA
This region of Eucalyptus grandis isolate ANBG69807.140 chromosome 8, ASM1654582v1, whole genome shotgun sequence genomic DNA includes:
- the LOC104429536 gene encoding disease resistance protein RUN1 isoform X1 produces the protein MGRCSFGRGSKVIITTRNKEVLKDVELKHELIGMDFDHSLQLFSKHAFQSDHPPAEYAPLPEKAVKVCGHLPLALEIIGSYLAGKDRKFWETTLEKLETIPNEKVEEKLNISINALQPHAKEIFLDICCFFIGFDVKIVSHMWKSCGFLPDYYLDVLQQMSLIKITKRDQLWMHDLLRDIGRHFICWIGTFRPKKQSRVWDHGQANDVLIAKGTENVEAICLKFDHRSQRFFKKEEFESLSNLRFLQVDCGDLDMKNVQHFSLTNWFQRNLSNLPKLRWLSWHKFVQHCPSTKRFRKNLLILPNLRYLSWHEFPNFFQLTTFSLEKIVILDLSRSQITNDWEGWNHLKMAKNLKVLNLTKCRNLHKTPNVSAHENLEQLILQGCKELVQVDRSIGKLKQLVFFNLEGCTKLHTLPDEMEGLEALTELLLDETSITKIPEWKGMKKLKTLSASSCGLLSECNLASCSTSLLYLRLSCTNISEFSIGNFGSLIELNLSRSSIGELPNSIETMKNLRVLRISSTILEKLPSALGMLEKLEEIEAYDCKYLCGEIPSDIGRLSFLRILRLTGKTGISDIPKLLESMTNIYLYHNLQMRCPDLSNLLNLRELRLDIECQTPSLLAPSLNWIVGLRKLQTLWLRYDGLISLPSDFNLLLKLRMLFLIVDNLEYLPKLPQNLSYFSIHGRGLMEKSINLSYLEKLSTLEFHCCRQLMEIQGLQHLKNLACLRLVGLPSLVKLLNLTSLKKLWGLYIRKCPKLVEVQCGPDSLKLLNLWHCESLEKLPDPLTFKHIEVLVISHCLKLNEIQGLEDSENLSYLCVRNLPLLERFPDLTNAKELVDLVLGCCPRLIEIRGRLESLKRLSIEGCRSLRKFSEPSSFKKLEKLAIKECERLEEILESDEYGDLKKVRGPFAFFKIRIPPDRKSRGRDYLLEYEEYFLEMVRIGVATTRAISSPRASSDGDPERKHETRYGLAEISLRGLRPRLRDRRSVPRGVNRLWSSFSILVAADSGQRGFFLLCIFIWFSSSSLVFIFW
- the LOC104429536 gene encoding disease resistance protein RUN1 isoform X2 → MGRCSFGRGSKVIITTRNKEVLKDVELKHELIGMDFDHSLQLFSKHAFQSDHPPAEYAPLPEKAVKVCGHLPLALEIIGSYLAGKDRKFWETTLEKLETIPNEKVEEKLNISINALQPHAKEIFLDICCFFIGFDVKIVSHMWKSCGFLPDYYLDVLQQMSLIKITKRDQLWMHDLLRDIGRHFICWIGTFRPKKQSRVWDHGQANDVLIAKGTENVEAICLKFDHRSQRFFKKEEFESLSNLRFLQVDCGDLDMKNVQHFSLTNWFQRNLSNLPKLRWLSWHKFVQHCPSTKRFRKNLLILPNLRYLSWHEFPNFFQLTTFSLEKIVILDLSRSQITNDWEGWNHLKMAKNLKVLNLTKCRNLHKTPNVSAHENLEQLILQGCKELVQVDRSIGKLKQLVFFNLEGCTKLHTLPDEMEGLEALTELLLDETSITKIPEWKGMKKLKTLSASSCGLLSECNLASCSTSLLYLRLSCTNISEFSIGNFGSLIELNLSRSSIGELPNSIETMKNLRVLRISSTILEKLPSALGMLEKLEEIEAYDCKYLCGEIPSDIGRLSFLRILRLTGKTGISDIPKLLESMTNIYLYHNLQMRCPDLSNLLNLRELRLDIECQTPSLLAPSLNWIVGLRKLQTLWLRYDGLISLPSDFNLLLKLRMLFLIVDNLEYLPKLPQNLSYFSIHGRGLMEKSINLSYLEKLSTLEFHCCRQLMEIQGLQHLKNLACLRLVGLPSLVKLLNLTSLKKLWGLYIRKCPKLVEVQCGPDSLKLLNLWHCESLEKLPDPLTFKHIEVLVISHCLKLNEIQGLEDSENLSYLCVRNLPLLERFPDLTNAKELVDLVLGCCPRLIEIRGRLESLKRLSIEGCRSLRKFSEPSSFKKLEKLAIKECERLEEILESDEYGDLKKVRGPFAFFKIRIPPDRKSRGRDYLLEYEEYFLEMRQPER